From the Mycoplasmatota bacterium genome, one window contains:
- the rplF gene encoding 50S ribosomal protein L6 has protein sequence MSRIGKKPIVVPNEVEVNIDTNNLVSVKGPKGQLSFQFKNIIKIDRQENELVISRDSDSREKRALHGTTRAIINNMIEGVTKGFTKELEIKGVGYRATLKGNILNLALGKSHPENVEIPEGITVEVPKNTIIIIKGCDKQLVGEFAANIRKLRAPEPYLGKGIRYKGEHVRIKEGKTAK, from the coding sequence ATGTCTCGTATTGGTAAAAAACCTATCGTGGTTCCAAATGAGGTTGAAGTAAATATTGATACTAACAATCTTGTTTCAGTTAAAGGACCAAAAGGACAATTATCGTTTCAGTTTAAAAATATCATTAAAATAGATAGACAAGAAAATGAATTAGTTATTTCTCGTGACTCTGATTCAAGAGAAAAAAGAGCACTTCATGGTACTACTCGAGCAATCATTAATAATATGATTGAAGGGGTAACTAAAGGTTTCACAAAAGAATTAGAAATTAAAGGTGTTGGGTACCGTGCTACTTTAAAGGGGAATATCTTAAATCTTGCTTTAGGTAAATCACATCCAGAAAATGTTGAAATTCCTGAAGGGATTACTGTAGAAGTTCCCAAAAATACTATCATTATTATTAAAGGTTGCGATAAGCAATTAGTTGGTGAATTCGCCGCTAATATTCGTAAGTTACGTGCTCCAGAGCCTTACTTAGGTAAAGGTATTCGTTACAAAGGTGAGCATGTTAGAATTAAAGAAGGTAAAACTGCAAAATAG
- the rpsH gene encoding 30S ribosomal protein S8, with amino-acid sequence MVMTDPVADMLTRIRNASQMRHEVVEMPASRIKLQMLEVLKFEGYINDVEYIEDDKQGILRVYLKYVKNERVIKGLKRISKPGLRVYAKTDELPKVLNGLGIAVISTSEGIMTDRVARQKQIGGEVLAYIW; translated from the coding sequence ATGGTTATGACAGATCCAGTTGCAGATATGTTAACTCGTATCAGAAATGCCAGTCAAATGCGTCATGAGGTTGTTGAAATGCCTGCTTCAAGAATTAAACTTCAAATGTTAGAAGTTTTAAAATTTGAAGGGTATATCAATGATGTTGAGTATATTGAAGATGATAAACAAGGTATTTTACGTGTTTATTTAAAGTATGTTAAAAATGAACGTGTTATTAAAGGCTTAAAGCGAATTTCAAAACCAGGACTACGTGTGTACGCTAAAACAGATGAACTTCCTAAAGTTTTAAATGGTTTAGGTATAGCCGTTATTTCTACTTCGGAAGGTATTATGACAGATAGAGTAGCACGTCAAAAACAAATCGGTGGAGAAGTATTAGCTTACATATGGTAA
- a CDS encoding type Z 30S ribosomal protein S14, with protein MAKKSLIIKAHRKQKFGVREYTRCERCGRPHSVMRKFKLCRICFRDLAYKGQIPGVKKSSW; from the coding sequence ATGGCTAAAAAATCTTTAATCATTAAAGCACATAGAAAACAAAAGTTTGGTGTGCGTGAATACACTCGTTGTGAAAGATGTGGTCGTCCACATTCAGTAATGCGTAAATTTAAGTTATGCAGAATTTGTTTCCGTGATTTAGCTTACAAAGGACAAATTCCAGGTGTTAAAAAATCAAGTTGGTAA
- the rplR gene encoding 50S ribosomal protein L18 yields MINKPSRNETRKKRHLRIRQKISGTPNMPRLNVFRSARHIEAQLIDDTKQVTLVSASTKEKELNVKNGGNIEAAKLIGKLIAERAQEKDVKKIIFDRAGYLYHGRVKAMAEAAREAGLEF; encoded by the coding sequence ATGATTAATAAACCATCACGTAACGAAACTCGTAAAAAAAGACATTTACGTATTCGTCAAAAAATCTCAGGAACTCCTAACATGCCTCGTTTGAATGTGTTCCGTTCAGCTAGACACATTGAAGCACAATTAATTGATGATACAAAACAAGTAACATTAGTTAGTGCATCAACAAAAGAAAAAGAATTGAATGTAAAAAATGGTGGAAATATTGAAGCTGCAAAATTAATTGGAAAATTAATTGCAGAAAGAGCGCAAGAAAAAGATGTTAAAAAAATAATTTTTGACCGCGCTGGGTATTTATACCATGGACGTGTTAAAGCTATGGCAGAAGCTGCTCGTGAAGCAGGACTTGAATTTTAA